In Oceanobacillus sp. FSL K6-2867, one DNA window encodes the following:
- a CDS encoding metal-sulfur cluster assembly factor, which translates to MDEALKENLLGALENVIDPELGIDIVNLGLIYDVDLDEDGVCNVTMTLTSMGCPLAAHIETDIKHALADIPEAKEIRVNVVWDPPWGKDKMSRYAKIALGIPD; encoded by the coding sequence ATGGATGAAGCGTTAAAAGAGAATTTACTTGGCGCATTGGAGAATGTAATCGACCCTGAGTTAGGCATTGACATTGTTAATTTAGGATTAATATATGATGTTGACTTAGATGAAGATGGGGTTTGTAACGTTACGATGACCTTAACGTCCATGGGATGTCCGCTGGCTGCGCATATTGAAACAGATATTAAGCATGCACTTGCAGATATTCCAGAAGCGAAAGAAATAAGAGTAAATGTCGTATGGGATCCGCCATGGGGCAAAGATAAAATGTCACGTTATGCTAAAATTGCCCTTGGAATTCCGGATTGA